One stretch of Pseudomonas fragi DNA includes these proteins:
- a CDS encoding GntR family transcriptional regulator produces MNEQLQPLKKQPRAGKAGRSGTQDDIVYAHIFEAILEQRLAPGTKLSEEALGEIFGVSRTIIRRALSRLAHEGVVLLRPNRGAVVASPSVDEARQVFLARRLVEKAITELAVVHATADDLAQLRKMVQDERDSFSRGDRGAGIRLSGEFHLKLAEAAKNAPLISFQRSLVSQTSLIIAQYESGNRSHCSYDEHMQLIDAIEARDADQAVHLMMHHMDHIDSKLNLDEESASDDLHAVFSHLLQTKGKSPRPAAKL; encoded by the coding sequence ATGAACGAACAGTTGCAGCCTCTCAAGAAACAACCCCGCGCTGGCAAGGCCGGCCGCAGTGGAACCCAGGACGATATCGTCTACGCGCATATTTTCGAGGCGATCCTTGAACAGCGTCTGGCGCCTGGCACCAAGTTGAGTGAAGAGGCTCTGGGCGAAATCTTTGGCGTGAGCCGCACCATTATCCGTCGCGCCTTGTCGCGTCTGGCCCATGAAGGGGTTGTTTTGCTGCGCCCCAATCGCGGTGCAGTGGTGGCGAGCCCGAGCGTGGATGAAGCGCGCCAGGTGTTTCTGGCCCGGCGACTGGTTGAAAAGGCGATTACCGAACTGGCGGTGGTGCATGCCACGGCAGATGACCTGGCGCAATTGCGCAAGATGGTGCAGGACGAGCGCGACAGTTTTTCGCGGGGCGATCGCGGTGCCGGGATTCGCCTGTCGGGCGAGTTTCACCTGAAGCTGGCCGAAGCGGCCAAGAATGCTCCGCTGATCAGCTTTCAGCGCAGTCTGGTGTCACAAACGTCGTTGATTATTGCCCAGTACGAGAGCGGTAACCGCTCGCACTGTTCGTATGACGAACACATGCAGCTGATTGATGCCATTGAAGCCCGGGATGCCGATCAGGCCGTGCACCTGATGATGCACCATATGGATCATATCGACAGCAAGCTCAACCTCGACGAAGAAAGCGCCTCGGATGACTTGCACGCAGTGTTTTCGCACTTGCTGCAAACCAAGGGCAAAAGCCCCCGGCCTGCTGCCAAGCTTTAA
- a CDS encoding benzoate/H(+) symporter BenE family transporter, translating into MTDTPQPRLHPLADTSPSAVVAGFIAMMTGYTSSLVLMFQAGQAAGLTSGQISSWIWALSIGMAVCSIGLSLRYRTPITIAWSTPGAALLITSLGGVSYGEAIGAYITCAVLVIICGITGSFERLVKRIPSSLAAALLAGILFKIGSEIFVAAQHRTGLVIGMFFTYLIVKRLSPRYAVLAALLIGTLLSGMLGLLDFSGFALEVAVPVWTTPSFSLAATISIGIPLFVVAMTSQNMPGIAVLRADGYDVPASPLITTTGVASLLLAPFGSHGINLAAISAAICTGPHAHEDPKKRYTAAVWCGIFYGIAGIFGATLAALFASLPKELVLSIAALALFGSIMNGLSIAMGEAREREAALVTFMVTASGMTLFSIGSAFWGIVAGVLTLMILNVKVR; encoded by the coding sequence ATGACCGACACCCCGCAGCCGCGCTTGCATCCACTGGCAGACACCTCGCCCTCGGCGGTGGTCGCAGGCTTTATCGCCATGATGACCGGCTACACCAGCTCCCTGGTCCTGATGTTTCAGGCGGGGCAGGCAGCGGGACTTACCAGCGGGCAGATTTCATCGTGGATCTGGGCACTGTCGATCGGCATGGCTGTTTGCAGCATAGGCTTGTCTTTGCGTTATCGCACACCGATCACCATCGCCTGGTCCACCCCGGGGGCGGCGCTGTTGATCACCAGCCTGGGCGGTGTCAGTTACGGTGAAGCCATCGGGGCCTATATCACCTGCGCGGTACTGGTGATCATCTGTGGCATCACCGGCAGTTTTGAGCGCCTGGTCAAGCGCATCCCCTCATCCCTGGCCGCCGCGTTGCTGGCGGGCATCCTGTTCAAGATCGGCAGCGAAATCTTCGTCGCCGCGCAACACCGCACCGGCCTGGTGATCGGCATGTTTTTTACCTACCTGATCGTCAAGCGCTTGTCGCCGCGCTACGCCGTGCTGGCGGCGCTGCTGATCGGCACCCTGCTCTCGGGCATGCTCGGGCTGCTGGACTTCAGCGGTTTTGCCCTTGAAGTGGCCGTACCGGTATGGACCACGCCATCATTCTCGCTGGCCGCGACCATCAGCATCGGCATCCCGCTGTTCGTGGTGGCCATGACCTCGCAAAACATGCCGGGCATCGCCGTGCTGCGGGCTGATGGCTATGACGTACCGGCCTCGCCACTGATCACCACCACCGGCGTGGCCTCCTTGCTGCTGGCACCTTTCGGCTCCCACGGCATCAACCTGGCGGCGATCAGTGCCGCCATCTGCACCGGCCCCCATGCCCACGAAGACCCGAAAAAACGCTATACCGCAGCCGTGTGGTGCGGGATTTTCTATGGCATTGCCGGCATATTTGGCGCCACCCTGGCCGCCCTGTTCGCCTCACTGCCCAAGGAACTGGTGCTGTCGATTGCCGCCCTGGCACTGTTCGGTTCGATCATGAACGGCCTGAGCATTGCCATGGGCGAAGCCAGGGAGCGTGAAGCGGCCTTGGTCACCTTTATGGTCACGGCATCGGGCATGACCCTGTTTTCAATCGGCTCGGCATTCTGGGGCATTGTCGCGGGTGTGCTGACCTTGATGATCCTGAACGTCAAGGTACGCTGA